From the Manihot esculenta cultivar AM560-2 chromosome 3, M.esculenta_v8, whole genome shotgun sequence genome, one window contains:
- the LOC110611631 gene encoding mitogen-activated protein kinase kinase kinase 18, producing MEWTRGPVIGRGSTATVSLATSASSGEVFAVKSTELSKSKFLQKEKYILSNLSCPYVVKYLGYHITDEDSKPMYNICMEYVAGGTLHDAIQRHGGQLDEPMIRLYTRDILEGLEYLHTNGVVHCDIKSKNVLISKEGAKIADFGCAKYVGKVGGTESEFSGTPAFMAPEVARGEEQGWPADMWALGCTVIEMATGTIPWTGQQNPVSALYQIGFSDKVPEFPSWLTEKGQDFLSKCLRRDPNERWTAKELLDHPFLNDLELELKEMEEFTMTSPSCVLDQDFWGSMEALQSPQGLTLEGFSNSPAERMKKLIECASPAEVPNWTWEEDDWITVRSSDTEETFDAPSVPTAFSTSDSIFYEQDLQSSFFYEDLLMEFFVENENISINSNERYDFVSEDLNSEKYNDKSCFLLSHILSLSRDDRQIQITWIKGG from the exons aTGGAGTGGACTAGAGGACCAGTCATCGGCCGTGGCTCCACCGCCACTGTCTCGTTAGCCACCTCTGCCTCTTCCGGTGAGGTCTTTGCAGTTAAGTCCACAGAGCTCTCTAAGTCTAAGTTCCTGCAAAAAGAGAAGTACATTCTGTCTAATTTAAGCTGTCCTTATGTAGTCAAGTACTTGGGCTATCATATTACCGACGAAGATAGTAAGCCTATGTACAATATTTGCATGGAGTACGTCGCCGGCGGCACCCTTCACGATGCTATTCAGAGACATGGAGGTCAGCTAGATGAGCCTATGATAAGATTATACACACGAGATATCTTAGAAGGCTTGGAGTATTTGCATACAAATGGGGTGGTTCATTGTGACATCAAAAGCAAGAATGTTCTGATAAGCAAAGAAGGGGCGAAAATTGCCGACTTTGGCTGTGCTAAATATGTTGGCAAAGTTGGTGGCACCGAGTCAGAGTTTTCTGGTACGCCGGCGTTCATGGCGCCGGAGGTAGCTCGTGGAGAAGAGCAAGGGTGGCCAGCAGATATGTGGGCTTTGGGATGCACAGTCATAGAAATGGCAACTGGGACTATCCCATGGACAGGGCAACAAAACCCAGTATCAGCTCTCTATCAGATTGGATTCTCCGATAAGGTGCCTGAGTTTCCCAGCTGGTTAACAGAGAAGGGTCAAGATTTCTTGAGCAAGTGTTTAAGGAGAGATCCAAACGAGCGATGGACGGCGAAAGAATTACTCGATCATCCATTTCTTAATGATTTGGAGTTGGAGCTTAAGGAAATGGAGGAATTCACAATGACTTCTCCTAGTTGTGTACTGGATCAAGACTTCTGGGGTTCAATGGAGGCATTGCAAAGTCCTCAGGGTTTAACACTTGAAGGATTTTCGAATTCTCCAGCTGAAAGAATGAAGAAGTTGATTGAATGTGCTTCCCCCGCCGAAGTTCCCAACTGGACTTGGGAGGAGGATGATTGGATTACAGTTAGAAGCAGTGACACTGAGGAAACCTTTGATGCACCTTCAGTTCCAACTGCATTCTCGACCTcagattcaattttttatgaaCAAGACCTTCAAAGTTCATTTTTTTATGAAGATTTGCTAATGGAATTCTTTGTTGAAAATGAAAACATCAGCATTAATAGTAATGAAAGATATGATTTTGTATCAGAAGATCTCAATTCTGAGAAATATAATGATAAATCTTGTTTTCTGCTATCTCATATCTTATCA TTAAGCAGAGATGACCGCCAGATACAGATAACTTGGATTAAGGGGGGTTGA
- the LOC110612143 gene encoding aspartic proteinase has translation MGARFKPITAALFLCFFLLPLVFAAHNDGLVRIGLKKRKFDQNNLVAAQFESKEGESLRASIKKYHLRGNLGDAEDIDIISLKNYMDAQYFGEIGIGTPPQKFTVIFDTGSSNLWVPSSKCYFSLSCYFHSKYKSGHSSTSKENGKSAAIHYGTGAISGFFTRDHVKVGSLVVKDQDFIEATKEPSLTFLVSKFDGILGLGFEEISVGKAVPVWYNMVNQGLVKEPVFSFWFNRNADEYEGGEIVFGGMDPYHYKGEHTYVPVTQKGYWQFNMGDVLIDGKTTGICSRGCAAIADSGTSLLAGPTGIIAEVNRAIGATGIVSQECKAVVAQYGEIIIEKLLEKDEPQKICSRIGMCTFDGSRGVSMGIENVLNEKIQGVAGSLHDAMCSYCEMAVIWMQNKLELNLTRENILNYVDELCDRLPSPLGESVVDCGGLSTLPNVSFTIGGKVFDLSPEQYVLKVGDGETAQCLSGFTALDVPPPRGPLWILGDVFMGRFHTVFDYGNMRVGFAEAA, from the exons ATGGGAGCAAGATTCAAACCCATTACAGCTGCTCTTTTCCTTTGCTTCTTTCTATTGCCTTTGGTTTTTGCTGCCCATAATGATGGATTGGTCAGAATTGGACTAAAAAAGAGGAAGTTTGATCAAAACAACCTTGTGGCTGCTCAGTTTGAGTCCAAGGAAGGAGAGTCACTGCGAGCTTCTATTAAAAAGTATCATCTTCGTGGGAATTTAGGTGATGCAGAAGATATTGATATAATATCACTAAAGAACTACATGGATGCTCAGTATTTTGGCGAGATTGGTATTGGTACTCCACCACAAAAGTTCACTGTAATATTTGACACTGGTAGTTCTAATCTGTGGGTGCCCTCTTCCAAGTGCTATTTTTCA CTTTCCTGCTATTTCCATTCCAAGTACAAGTCTGGCCATTCAAGCACCTCTAAGGAGAATG GAAAATCAGCAGCTATCCACTATGGAACTGGTGCCATTTCTGGCTTCTTTACTCGGGACCATGTAAAAGTTGGTTCTCTTGTGGTCAAGGATCAG GATTTTATTGAAGCAACCAAGGAGCCCAGCCTCACATTCTTAGTATCAAAGTTTGATGGTATACTTGGACTTGGGTTTGAAGAGATATCAGTTGGAAAGGCTGTACCTGTGTG GTACAACATGGTCAATCAGGGTCTTGTTAAAGAACCAGTTTTCTCATTTTGGTTTAACCGCAATGCTGATGAATATGAAGGGGGTGAGATAGTTTTTGGTGGGATGGACCCCTACCATTACAAGGGTGAGCATACGTATGTCCCTGTGACACAGAAAGGGTATTGGCAG TTTAACATGGGCGATGTCTTGATTGATGGTAAAACAACTG GAATTTGCAGTAGGGGCTGTGCTGCAATTGCTGATTCTGGAACTTCTTTGTTGGCTGGTCCTACG GGCATTATTGCTGAAGTGAACCGTGCCATTGGAGCAACTGGAATTGTTAGTCAAGAATGCAAGGCAGTTGTTGCTCAATATGGAGAAATCATAATCGAGAAGCTTTTAGAAAAG GACGAACCACAAAAAATTTGCTCACGAATTGGTATGTGCACATTTGATGGTTCCCGAGGTGTAAG TATGGGCATTGAGAACGTGCTGAATGAGAAGATTCAAGGAGTGGCTGGTAGTTTGCATGATGCAATGTGCTCTTATTGTGAGATGGCAGTTATATGGATGCAGAATAAGCTCGAGCTGAATTTAACTCGGGAGAACATACTTAACTATGTCGATGAG CTTTGTGACCGATTGCCCAGTCCACTGGGAGAATCAGTAGTGGATTGTGGTGGTTTGTCTACATTGCCTAATGTTTCATTTACAATTGGTGGGAAGGTTTTTGACCTCTCCCCTGAGCAG TATGTCCTCAAAGTGGGTGATGGAGAAACAGCGCAATGCCTTAGTGGATTTACAGCTTTAGATGTGCCACCACCTCGTGGTCCCCTTTG GATATTGGGAGATGTTTTCATGGGTCGCTTCCATACTGTATTCGACTATGGTAATATGAGAGTTGGATTTGCGGAAGCTGCATAA
- the LOC110612383 gene encoding imidazole glycerol phosphate synthase hisHF, chloroplastic isoform X2 — MEAAPFASPSLPSSSKLSGLSYLSSSSLISLPKNDLRRSKFKSPRNLSVRASSNSDVVTLLDYGAGNVRSVRNAIRYLGFEIKDVQTPADILNANRLIFPGVGAFAAAMDVLNKTGMAEALCAYIEKDRPFLGICLGLQLLFESSEENGPVNGLGLIPGVVGRFDSSNGFRVPHIGWNALQVAKDSEILDDIGNRHVYFVHSYRAMPSHENKEWVSSICNYGDDFIASIRRGNVHAVQFHPEKSGDVGLSVLRRFLLPKSSMTKKPRDGKASKLAKRVIACLDVRTNDKGDLVVTKGDQYDVREHTKENEVRNLGKPVELAGQYYKDGADEVSFLNITGFRDFPLGDLPMLQVLRFASENVFVPLTVGGGIRDFTDANGRHYSSLEVASEYFRSGADKISIGSDAVYAAEEYLRTKVKTGKSSIEQISRVYGNQAVVVSIDPRRVYLKNPNDMEFKAVRVTSPGPNGEEYAWYQCTVSGGREGRPIGAYELAKAVEALGAGEILLNCIDCDGQGKGFDIDLIKLISDAVSIPVIASSGAGVVEHFSEVFTQTNASAALAAGIFHRKEVPIQSVKEHLLKEGIEVRI; from the exons ATGGAGGCGGCGCCATTCGCTTCTCCTTCTCTACCTTCTTCTTCGAAACTTTCCGGACTCTCTTATTTGTCCTCGTCGTCTCTCATTTCTCTGCCCAAAAATGACCTCCGCCGATCAAAGTTCAAGTCTCCAAGAAACCTCTCAGTCCGGGCCTCCTCCAACTCCGAT GTAGTGACTTTGCTCGACTATGGCGCCGGAAACGTCCGTAGTGTGAGAAATGCTATTCGTTATCTCGGCTTCGAAATCAAAGAC GTGCAAACTCCAGCAGACATTCTAAATGCAAACCGTCTTATTTTTCCTGGGGTAGGGGCATTTGCGGCCGCCATGGATGTCCTTAACAAGACCGG GATGGCCGAAGCACTATGCGCCTACATTGAGAAGGATCGCCCATTTTTAGGCATTTGTCTTGGACTTCAACTACTTTTTGAGTCTAGTGAAGAGAATGGTCCAG TGAATGGTCTTGGCTTGATACCTGGTGTGGTGGGGCGTTTTGACTCATCAAATGGTTTCAGAGTACCCCATATCGGCTGGAATGCTTTGCAAGTTGCAAAAGACTCTGAAATTTTGGATGATATTGGAAACCGCCATGTTTATTTTGTTCACTCTTACCGTGCGATGCCA TCACATGAAAATAAAGAGTGGGTTTCCTCTATCTGCAATTATGGTGATGACTTCATAGCATCAATCAGAAGGGGAAATGTGCATGCAGTTCAATTCCATCCGGAGAAAAGTGGAG ATGTTGGCCTTTCAGTACTGAGAAGATTTTTGCTTCCAAAGTCATCTATGACTAAG AAGCCTAGGGATGGGAAGGCATCAAAACTTGCAAAGAGG GTAATTGCTTGTCTTGATGTGAGGACAAATGATAAAGGAGATCTTGTTGTAACCAAAGGAGACCAGTATGATGTGAGAGAGCACACAAAAGAAAATGAG GTTAGAAACCTTGGCAAGCCAGTGGAGCTTGCTGGACAATATTACAAAGATGGGGCTGATGAG GTTAGTTTTCTGAATATTACTGGTTTTCGAGACTTCCCTTTAGGCGATTTGCCAATGTTGCAG gttttaaggtTCGCTTCAGAAAATGTTTTTGTACCACTGACTGTTGGAGGTGGAATTAGAGATTTTACAGATGCTAATGGCAG GCACTATTCTAGTTTGGAAGTTGCTTCAGAATATTTTAGGTCGGGTGCAGATAAAATTTCTATCGGAAGTGATGCTGTCTATGCTGCAGAAGAATACTTAAGAACTAAA GTAAAAACTGGAAAGAGCAGCATAGAACAGATATCTAGAGTATATGGAAATCAG GCAGTGGTAGTAAGCATTGATCCTCGCAGAGTCTACCTCAAGAATCCTAATGACATGGAGTTCAAGGCTGTAAGGGTTACTAGCCCAG GTCCAAATGGAGAAGAATATGCCTGGTATCAGTGTACG GTTAGTGGTGGTCGAGAAGGTCGACCAATTGGAGCCTATGAACTTGCAAAAGCAGTTGAGGCGCTGGGAGCTGGAGAAATATTGCTGAACTGCATAGATTGTGATG GTCAAGGGAAAGGATTTGATATTGATTTAATAAAGTTGATCTCTGATGCCGTATCCATTCCTGTGATTGCAAGTAGCGGTGCGGGTGTTGTTGAACACTTCTCCGAGGTGTTCACACAAACAAATGCATCTGCAGCTCTTGCTGCTGGCATTTTCCATAGGAAGGAG GTGCCCATTCAGTCTGTAAAAGAGCACTTGTTGAAGGAAGGCATAGAAGTCAGAATCTAA
- the LOC110612383 gene encoding imidazole glycerol phosphate synthase hisHF, chloroplastic isoform X1, producing MEAAPFASPSLPSSSKLSGLSYLSSSSLISLPKNDLRRSKFKSPRNLSVRASSNSDAVVTLLDYGAGNVRSVRNAIRYLGFEIKDVQTPADILNANRLIFPGVGAFAAAMDVLNKTGMAEALCAYIEKDRPFLGICLGLQLLFESSEENGPVNGLGLIPGVVGRFDSSNGFRVPHIGWNALQVAKDSEILDDIGNRHVYFVHSYRAMPSHENKEWVSSICNYGDDFIASIRRGNVHAVQFHPEKSGDVGLSVLRRFLLPKSSMTKKPRDGKASKLAKRVIACLDVRTNDKGDLVVTKGDQYDVREHTKENEVRNLGKPVELAGQYYKDGADEVSFLNITGFRDFPLGDLPMLQVLRFASENVFVPLTVGGGIRDFTDANGRHYSSLEVASEYFRSGADKISIGSDAVYAAEEYLRTKVKTGKSSIEQISRVYGNQAVVVSIDPRRVYLKNPNDMEFKAVRVTSPGPNGEEYAWYQCTVSGGREGRPIGAYELAKAVEALGAGEILLNCIDCDGQGKGFDIDLIKLISDAVSIPVIASSGAGVVEHFSEVFTQTNASAALAAGIFHRKEVPIQSVKEHLLKEGIEVRI from the exons ATGGAGGCGGCGCCATTCGCTTCTCCTTCTCTACCTTCTTCTTCGAAACTTTCCGGACTCTCTTATTTGTCCTCGTCGTCTCTCATTTCTCTGCCCAAAAATGACCTCCGCCGATCAAAGTTCAAGTCTCCAAGAAACCTCTCAGTCCGGGCCTCCTCCAACTCCGATGCTG TAGTGACTTTGCTCGACTATGGCGCCGGAAACGTCCGTAGTGTGAGAAATGCTATTCGTTATCTCGGCTTCGAAATCAAAGAC GTGCAAACTCCAGCAGACATTCTAAATGCAAACCGTCTTATTTTTCCTGGGGTAGGGGCATTTGCGGCCGCCATGGATGTCCTTAACAAGACCGG GATGGCCGAAGCACTATGCGCCTACATTGAGAAGGATCGCCCATTTTTAGGCATTTGTCTTGGACTTCAACTACTTTTTGAGTCTAGTGAAGAGAATGGTCCAG TGAATGGTCTTGGCTTGATACCTGGTGTGGTGGGGCGTTTTGACTCATCAAATGGTTTCAGAGTACCCCATATCGGCTGGAATGCTTTGCAAGTTGCAAAAGACTCTGAAATTTTGGATGATATTGGAAACCGCCATGTTTATTTTGTTCACTCTTACCGTGCGATGCCA TCACATGAAAATAAAGAGTGGGTTTCCTCTATCTGCAATTATGGTGATGACTTCATAGCATCAATCAGAAGGGGAAATGTGCATGCAGTTCAATTCCATCCGGAGAAAAGTGGAG ATGTTGGCCTTTCAGTACTGAGAAGATTTTTGCTTCCAAAGTCATCTATGACTAAG AAGCCTAGGGATGGGAAGGCATCAAAACTTGCAAAGAGG GTAATTGCTTGTCTTGATGTGAGGACAAATGATAAAGGAGATCTTGTTGTAACCAAAGGAGACCAGTATGATGTGAGAGAGCACACAAAAGAAAATGAG GTTAGAAACCTTGGCAAGCCAGTGGAGCTTGCTGGACAATATTACAAAGATGGGGCTGATGAG GTTAGTTTTCTGAATATTACTGGTTTTCGAGACTTCCCTTTAGGCGATTTGCCAATGTTGCAG gttttaaggtTCGCTTCAGAAAATGTTTTTGTACCACTGACTGTTGGAGGTGGAATTAGAGATTTTACAGATGCTAATGGCAG GCACTATTCTAGTTTGGAAGTTGCTTCAGAATATTTTAGGTCGGGTGCAGATAAAATTTCTATCGGAAGTGATGCTGTCTATGCTGCAGAAGAATACTTAAGAACTAAA GTAAAAACTGGAAAGAGCAGCATAGAACAGATATCTAGAGTATATGGAAATCAG GCAGTGGTAGTAAGCATTGATCCTCGCAGAGTCTACCTCAAGAATCCTAATGACATGGAGTTCAAGGCTGTAAGGGTTACTAGCCCAG GTCCAAATGGAGAAGAATATGCCTGGTATCAGTGTACG GTTAGTGGTGGTCGAGAAGGTCGACCAATTGGAGCCTATGAACTTGCAAAAGCAGTTGAGGCGCTGGGAGCTGGAGAAATATTGCTGAACTGCATAGATTGTGATG GTCAAGGGAAAGGATTTGATATTGATTTAATAAAGTTGATCTCTGATGCCGTATCCATTCCTGTGATTGCAAGTAGCGGTGCGGGTGTTGTTGAACACTTCTCCGAGGTGTTCACACAAACAAATGCATCTGCAGCTCTTGCTGCTGGCATTTTCCATAGGAAGGAG GTGCCCATTCAGTCTGTAAAAGAGCACTTGTTGAAGGAAGGCATAGAAGTCAGAATCTAA